A window of the Mesorhizobium opportunistum WSM2075 genome harbors these coding sequences:
- a CDS encoding DUF882 domain-containing protein, with protein sequence MTVIESEQDTPGASRCWTRLPAVVAAFLCMCVTSAFAETRSLKIQHLHTGEKAEIVFKRNGRYDQAGLKKINVMLRDWRRNEPTRMDPRLLDLVWQAYRASGSTAYIHIVSAYRSPATNAMLRGRSKGVARESQHMVGRAMDFFLPDVPLKKLRDIGLKMQGGGVGYYPTSGSPFIHMDVGNVRHWPGISRQELARVFPNGNTLHVPSDGKPLPGYEQAFAAYKSRKAAGTPNIELASVDGGQRKSRGLLATLLGRGGDESDDVAEAAPAPRKPAKSVEPGSAGQGIAIVPPQDAKRADIRTATADPAEEPLAGPEATVMAMAPGSVPLPAFAPRAEPPDDKPASANALGKTDPAPASVAPDMVALNIPLPTWRPESQTSPAHQPEAAKSGDAVGALLAMHHPDDGLDKLAGQRIAVAPSKPEERVRTSLKADRVQPRLDPEATAVIVPAASPGRPLAAGRVIARGAEPTAAPVIAANFIRTAPEQIYLDGFQPRRQMSDHRRFTGSAVKFLPIASFK encoded by the coding sequence ATGACCGTGATTGAAAGCGAACAAGACACGCCCGGCGCTTCCCGTTGCTGGACACGGTTGCCGGCCGTCGTGGCAGCGTTCCTCTGCATGTGCGTCACCAGCGCGTTCGCCGAGACGCGCAGCCTGAAGATCCAGCATCTGCATACCGGCGAAAAGGCCGAGATCGTCTTCAAGCGCAACGGGCGCTACGATCAGGCGGGATTGAAGAAGATCAATGTGATGCTGCGCGACTGGCGCCGCAACGAGCCGACCAGGATGGATCCGCGCCTGCTCGACCTTGTCTGGCAGGCCTACCGGGCCAGCGGCTCGACAGCCTACATCCACATCGTCAGCGCCTATCGTTCGCCTGCGACCAATGCCATGCTGCGCGGCCGCTCGAAGGGCGTGGCTCGCGAGAGCCAGCACATGGTTGGCCGCGCGATGGACTTCTTCCTGCCGGACGTGCCGCTGAAGAAGCTGCGCGACATCGGTCTCAAGATGCAGGGCGGCGGTGTCGGCTATTACCCGACCTCCGGGTCGCCCTTCATTCACATGGATGTCGGCAATGTGCGGCACTGGCCGGGCATCAGCCGCCAGGAACTCGCCAGGGTTTTCCCCAACGGCAATACATTGCATGTGCCGAGCGACGGCAAACCGTTGCCAGGCTACGAGCAGGCGTTTGCCGCCTACAAATCGCGCAAGGCCGCCGGCACACCCAACATCGAACTGGCAAGCGTCGATGGCGGCCAACGCAAGTCGCGCGGCCTGCTGGCGACGCTTTTGGGGCGCGGCGGGGATGAGTCCGATGATGTCGCGGAAGCGGCGCCGGCGCCACGCAAACCGGCAAAGTCCGTTGAACCCGGGTCGGCCGGGCAGGGCATAGCTATCGTGCCGCCGCAGGATGCCAAGCGCGCGGACATCCGGACGGCCACCGCCGATCCCGCGGAAGAACCGCTCGCCGGGCCTGAAGCGACTGTCATGGCCATGGCGCCGGGCTCAGTGCCGCTGCCGGCCTTCGCGCCGCGCGCCGAACCGCCGGACGACAAGCCGGCATCAGCCAATGCCCTGGGCAAGACGGATCCCGCTCCGGCAAGCGTCGCGCCGGACATGGTGGCGCTCAACATCCCGTTGCCGACATGGCGACCGGAAAGCCAGACGAGCCCGGCGCATCAGCCGGAAGCGGCCAAATCCGGCGATGCTGTCGGTGCCCTGCTGGCCATGCATCATCCTGATGACGGCCTCGACAAGCTGGCCGGGCAGCGGATCGCGGTCGCTCCGTCGAAACCCGAAGAGCGCGTCAGGACCAGCCTGAAGGCCGACCGTGTCCAGCCACGTCTCGATCCCGAAGCCACCGCTGTTATCGTGCCGGCCGCATCGCCCGGCCGGCCGCTTGCGGCAGGTCGCGTCATCGCCAGGGGAGCCGAACCGACGGCGGCGCCGGTCATCGCCGCTAATTTCATCCGCACGGCACCGGAGCAGATCTATCTCGACGGGTTCCAGCCGCGAAGACAGATGTCCGATCACCGCCGCTTCACCGGCTCCGCGGTGAAGTTCCTGCCCATCGCCAGCTTCAAATAG
- a CDS encoding MurR/RpiR family transcriptional regulator — MSIREELANTTLAFTSAEEKIVQVLLADYPMSGLGTATRLARRAGVSDPSVTRLMTKLGYVGFADFQARLLTEVESRLHSPLLMMEAKRPGGSSEGTALAYFHSVSDSLERTRTAVPLQAYTRAVNLLLETKGQVVLLGGRFSRHIASMLAGYLLQFRSGVRDIGSLSPADFDLLIDLGKRDLLVVFDYRRYQSDVVSFAQQAHERGVSVLLFTDVWLSPIADIADLTMVAAIDANSPFDTLATAVAQMETVFAHALEGHGAGVRKRIEDIEKIRSANAVTLDAAEPASSDDAGPSKPAHKSKAEKK; from the coding sequence ATGTCGATCCGCGAAGAACTGGCCAATACCACCTTGGCGTTCACGTCGGCGGAAGAAAAGATCGTTCAGGTCCTGCTTGCCGACTATCCCATGTCCGGGCTAGGCACGGCGACCCGGCTGGCACGGCGCGCCGGGGTCAGCGACCCGAGCGTGACGCGCCTGATGACCAAGCTTGGCTATGTCGGTTTTGCCGATTTCCAGGCGCGCCTGCTCACCGAGGTCGAATCTAGGCTGCATTCGCCGCTTCTGATGATGGAGGCCAAGCGCCCGGGCGGCTCCAGCGAAGGCACGGCACTCGCCTATTTCCATTCGGTTTCCGACAGTCTGGAGCGCACGCGCACGGCGGTGCCCCTGCAAGCCTATACGCGCGCCGTCAACCTGCTGCTCGAAACCAAGGGGCAGGTGGTGCTGCTGGGCGGCCGTTTCAGTCGGCATATCGCCTCCATGCTTGCCGGCTACCTCCTCCAATTCCGCTCCGGGGTGCGCGACATCGGTTCGCTCAGTCCGGCCGATTTCGACCTCTTGATCGACCTTGGCAAGCGCGACCTTCTCGTCGTCTTCGACTACCGCCGCTACCAGTCGGACGTGGTGAGCTTTGCGCAACAGGCCCACGAGCGCGGCGTCTCCGTCCTGCTGTTCACCGATGTCTGGCTGTCGCCGATCGCCGATATCGCCGACCTGACCATGGTCGCGGCGATCGACGCCAATTCGCCGTTCGACACGCTGGCGACCGCCGTCGCGCAGATGGAAACCGTCTTCGCCCATGCGCTGGAAGGTCATGGCGCGGGGGTCCGCAAGCGGATCGAGGACATCGAGAAGATCCGCAGTGCCAACGCGGTCACGCTCGATGCCGCCGAACCGGCCTCGTCCGATGACGCGGGGCCGTCGAAGCCAGCCCACAAATCCAAGGCCGAGAAAAAGTGA
- a CDS encoding M20 family metallopeptidase, translating to MPDNQTIIDAVQAEIETDRDWLIGLTRDMVRIPSVNPKFEANATINREADVQALLEPILKRDGFRTEQWDALPGRPNLVGEWAGDEDRSLILCGHIDVVPVGAIKDWSVDPFGGEITNGRLYGRGAVDMKGGVAACIAAAHAIRKAGITLQGRLAIHSVVDEEAGGFGAMDAVKKGKLAKAVLVAEPTWGDVLPVEGGLEWARVTIRGRNAHSALRYNEIYPQRHDKDRLEPGVNAIEIAARFIAAVRQYELDRTRAKSHPLLPLGMNTINIGVMHAGTGLGEHGLPTVMTNPAIIPDVAVLDLDMKFLPDENSADYRRDFETFVHHFAQTDAWLRDNPPAIQWELGGLHFPPMNTPVDHPLVTSLMKRKAVVGKAPQVRGFVAVCDAAHYAGAGVDGVIFGPSGDGFHGANEYVEVESVVETAKVIAASVIDWCGVR from the coding sequence ATGCCTGACAACCAAACAATCATCGATGCTGTGCAGGCTGAGATCGAGACCGACCGTGACTGGCTGATCGGACTGACCCGCGACATGGTTCGCATTCCCTCGGTCAATCCCAAGTTCGAAGCCAATGCGACGATCAACCGCGAGGCGGATGTCCAGGCGCTGCTCGAGCCGATCCTCAAACGGGACGGCTTCCGCACCGAACAATGGGACGCCTTGCCCGGCCGTCCCAACCTGGTCGGTGAATGGGCCGGAGACGAGGACCGCAGCCTGATCCTGTGCGGACACATCGACGTCGTGCCGGTCGGCGCCATCAAGGACTGGTCCGTCGATCCGTTCGGTGGCGAGATCACCAATGGCCGGCTCTATGGCCGCGGTGCCGTCGACATGAAGGGCGGCGTCGCCGCTTGCATCGCCGCCGCGCACGCGATCCGCAAGGCGGGCATCACGCTGCAAGGCCGACTGGCCATCCACTCCGTCGTCGACGAGGAGGCCGGCGGCTTCGGCGCCATGGATGCGGTCAAGAAGGGCAAGCTCGCCAAGGCGGTGCTGGTGGCCGAACCGACCTGGGGCGATGTCCTGCCGGTCGAGGGCGGGCTCGAATGGGCGCGGGTGACGATCCGTGGCCGCAACGCGCATTCGGCGCTGCGCTACAATGAAATCTACCCGCAGCGCCACGACAAGGACCGGCTCGAGCCGGGCGTCAACGCAATCGAGATCGCCGCCCGCTTCATTGCCGCCGTCCGCCAGTATGAGCTGGACCGGACGCGGGCGAAATCGCATCCATTGCTGCCGCTCGGCATGAACACGATCAACATCGGTGTCATGCATGCCGGCACCGGCCTTGGCGAGCACGGCTTGCCGACGGTCATGACCAACCCGGCCATCATTCCCGATGTCGCGGTGCTCGATCTCGACATGAAATTCCTGCCCGACGAGAATTCGGCCGACTACCGCCGCGATTTCGAGACGTTCGTCCATCATTTCGCCCAGACCGACGCCTGGCTGCGCGACAACCCGCCTGCGATCCAGTGGGAGCTCGGCGGCCTGCATTTTCCGCCGATGAACACGCCGGTCGATCATCCGCTGGTGACATCGCTGATGAAGCGCAAGGCGGTGGTCGGCAAGGCGCCGCAGGTGCGCGGCTTCGTCGCCGTGTGCGATGCCGCGCATTACGCCGGTGCCGGGGTCGACGGCGTCATCTTCGGCCCGTCGGGCGACGGTTTCCACGGCGCCAACGAATATGTCGAGGTGGAATCGGTGGTCGAGACCGCCAAGGTTATCGCCGCATCCGTTATCGACTGGTGCGGCGTCCGTTGA
- a CDS encoding branched-chain amino acid ABC transporter permease produces the protein MDRVVASGIIATLAAILVTIPILRLKGIYIILVTFGFAQLVMQVILSQSDITGGTQGIVRIPGLYVFDHNMIRDGKFAYFYIALALLVASTLFLRVFVRSRAGASIVALRDNEEYAISRGVSIVRQRMLTLAASAFFTGIAGAFYAAYQRNASIDVFGMSLATIILSMVLLGGTSTIYGAIVASFVLTIFAEWMADFGAWRPMITAVLIIGVMLAYPSGLAGMIKSAWGAVAGRINRPA, from the coding sequence GTGGATCGCGTTGTTGCCAGCGGCATCATCGCCACGCTGGCGGCGATCTTGGTGACCATCCCGATCCTGCGGCTGAAAGGCATCTACATCATCCTGGTGACCTTCGGCTTCGCGCAGCTGGTGATGCAGGTGATCCTCAGCCAGTCCGACATCACCGGTGGCACGCAAGGGATCGTGCGCATTCCGGGGCTCTATGTGTTCGACCACAACATGATCCGCGACGGCAAGTTCGCCTATTTCTACATCGCGCTGGCGCTGCTGGTCGCAAGCACGCTGTTCCTGCGCGTGTTCGTGCGCTCGCGCGCCGGGGCCAGCATCGTGGCATTACGCGACAATGAGGAATACGCCATCAGCCGCGGCGTCTCGATCGTGCGCCAGCGCATGCTGACCTTGGCAGCCAGCGCCTTCTTCACCGGCATCGCCGGCGCCTTCTACGCCGCCTACCAGCGCAACGCCTCGATCGACGTCTTCGGCATGAGCCTGGCTACCATCATCCTGTCGATGGTGCTGCTCGGCGGTACCAGCACAATCTACGGGGCGATCGTCGCTTCCTTCGTGCTGACGATCTTCGCCGAGTGGATGGCCGACTTCGGGGCATGGCGCCCGATGATCACGGCGGTGCTGATCATCGGCGTGATGCTCGCCTATCCCAGCGGGCTGGCCGGCATGATCAAATCGGCATGGGGTGCCGTCGCCGGGCGGATCAACCGCCCGGCCTGA
- a CDS encoding ABC transporter permease subunit encodes MTDTTSPIASIRTEAASPVAPGRTPWKHEAVGFVLGFVLLALLPLVFGDTYARHILIMAFIYAIVASNWDLSLGYGGVFNFGHLALFGIGVYAYSLLTKLSAFDPWIALLPAASSPRWRRSW; translated from the coding sequence ATGACCGACACGACATCGCCGATCGCCTCGATCCGTACGGAAGCGGCAAGCCCGGTCGCTCCCGGCCGCACGCCGTGGAAGCACGAGGCCGTCGGCTTCGTGCTTGGCTTCGTGCTGCTGGCACTGCTGCCGCTGGTCTTCGGCGACACCTATGCCCGCCACATCCTGATCATGGCCTTCATCTATGCGATCGTCGCGTCGAACTGGGATCTCAGCCTAGGCTATGGCGGCGTCTTCAATTTCGGCCATCTCGCGCTGTTCGGCATCGGCGTCTATGCCTACAGCCTGCTGACCAAGCTCAGTGCATTCGACCCGTGGATCGCGTTGTTGCCAGCGGCATCATCGCCACGCTGGCGGCGATCTTGGTGA
- a CDS encoding branched-chain amino acid ABC transporter permease, which produces MSALAEILFGGLFQGSLYAMMAVGLALVWTTIGVFNFSHGVFMMLGAYIAWQLVELGLPAAVAFPIAVVVMAGVGWILQASVVRPLIGRPNIVLVVVITTLAAGSLIENGALTIWGPRSKQIPALIDGNATIGGVGVSLHQIAIIVITPLILAALWMFLNRMRLGLALRAVAQNEDASHLVGLNVTALYGLAFAIAASLAGLAGIFMGGYRFMSPVMGSDPLLKALIVVVFGGISSISGPIFAAYLIGFFEAACSYYFGLYWTPALLFGVLILTLMVRPEGIFASRSRGLA; this is translated from the coding sequence ATGAGCGCACTGGCGGAAATCCTGTTCGGCGGCCTGTTCCAGGGCTCGCTCTACGCCATGATGGCGGTCGGTCTGGCTCTCGTCTGGACGACGATCGGCGTGTTCAACTTCAGCCATGGCGTGTTCATGATGCTGGGCGCCTACATTGCCTGGCAGCTGGTCGAGCTTGGCCTGCCGGCAGCCGTGGCCTTTCCAATTGCCGTCGTCGTCATGGCCGGCGTCGGCTGGATCCTGCAGGCGAGCGTCGTGCGGCCGCTGATCGGCCGGCCCAACATCGTGCTCGTCGTCGTCATCACCACGCTGGCCGCCGGATCGCTGATCGAGAACGGTGCCTTGACGATCTGGGGGCCGCGCTCGAAGCAGATCCCGGCGCTGATCGACGGCAATGCCACAATCGGTGGCGTCGGCGTTTCCCTGCACCAGATCGCCATCATCGTCATCACGCCGCTGATCCTGGCTGCGCTGTGGATGTTCCTCAACCGCATGCGGCTGGGGCTGGCGCTGCGCGCCGTGGCGCAGAACGAGGACGCCAGCCATCTGGTCGGGCTGAACGTCACCGCGCTCTACGGGCTCGCCTTCGCCATCGCCGCTTCGCTGGCGGGGCTGGCCGGCATCTTCATGGGCGGCTATCGCTTCATGTCGCCGGTCATGGGCAGCGATCCGCTGCTCAAGGCGCTGATCGTCGTCGTCTTCGGCGGCATATCGAGCATATCGGGGCCGATCTTCGCCGCCTATCTGATCGGCTTCTTCGAGGCCGCCTGCAGCTATTATTTCGGCCTCTACTGGACGCCTGCGCTGCTGTTCGGCGTGCTGATCCTGACCCTGATGGTGCGCCCCGAGGGCATCTTCGCCAGCCGCTCGCGAGGCCTCGCATGA
- a CDS encoding ABC transporter ATP-binding protein, which produces MNPILTVEGVTAGYGRVTVLHDISLEAGRFGNVGLFGPNGHGKSTLLRTISGLLQPKSGRILFDGQDVAGRSARAIVGAGLIHVPQGNRLFPDLSIADCMALGAYSPRARPHEAENREKVTKLFPKLAERWRQRVRTLSGGERQMVSIGTALMSHPRLLILDEPTLGLAPKIKDELCASVMDISRGGVPLIVVEQDIEFLLELTQQLYLVNHGAVATEIKPGESLDHGEIMSMYFGH; this is translated from the coding sequence GTGAACCCCATCCTCACCGTCGAAGGCGTCACCGCCGGCTACGGCCGTGTCACCGTGCTGCACGACATTTCGCTGGAGGCGGGGCGGTTTGGCAATGTCGGCCTGTTCGGACCCAACGGCCACGGCAAGTCGACGCTGCTGCGGACGATCTCCGGACTGCTGCAGCCGAAGAGCGGCCGCATCCTGTTCGACGGACAGGACGTTGCCGGCCGCAGCGCGCGTGCCATCGTCGGCGCCGGCCTGATCCATGTGCCGCAAGGCAACCGGCTCTTTCCCGACCTCTCCATCGCCGACTGCATGGCACTGGGCGCCTATTCGCCGCGTGCCCGTCCGCATGAGGCGGAGAACCGCGAGAAGGTGACCAAGCTGTTCCCGAAACTGGCGGAACGCTGGCGCCAGCGCGTGCGCACGCTTTCGGGCGGCGAACGACAGATGGTGTCGATCGGCACGGCGCTGATGAGCCATCCGCGCCTGCTGATCCTGGACGAGCCGACGCTGGGGCTCGCGCCCAAGATCAAGGACGAGCTCTGCGCCTCCGTCATGGACATTTCGCGCGGCGGCGTGCCGCTCATCGTCGTCGAGCAGGACATCGAGTTCCTGCTGGAACTGACGCAGCAACTCTACCTCGTCAATCACGGCGCGGTGGCGACCGAGATCAAGCCGGGCGAAAGCCTCGACCACGGCGAGATCATGTCCATGTATTTTGGCCATTAG
- a CDS encoding ABC transporter ATP-binding protein yields MALLELDDVSKAFGSLKAVDGVSFKVEAGEIFGIAGPNGSGKSTLFNIITGIPFGPDRGHIRFDGTAINGRPGHAIARLGLARTFQRETSFDGLTVFENALIGASYGKQEKTAVAARDAAAEALEFVGLGSASFGRPAGELSVFERKCLMLATAIAMKPRMLLLDEPASSLTKPEIETSIGLIRRTAERGITILLIEHVLTFLMSLSRHLLVLNNGRVLAAGEPADVIADQRVIEAYLGTRRAVA; encoded by the coding sequence ATGGCCCTGCTTGAACTGGACGACGTGTCGAAGGCCTTTGGTTCGCTGAAGGCCGTCGATGGCGTGTCGTTCAAGGTCGAGGCCGGCGAGATCTTTGGCATCGCCGGCCCGAACGGCAGCGGCAAGAGCACGCTGTTCAACATCATCACCGGCATTCCGTTCGGCCCCGACCGGGGGCACATTCGTTTCGATGGCACCGCGATCAACGGCAGACCGGGACATGCCATCGCGCGCCTCGGCCTTGCCCGCACTTTCCAGCGCGAGACCAGTTTCGACGGGCTGACCGTGTTCGAGAACGCGCTGATCGGCGCCAGCTATGGCAAGCAGGAAAAAACGGCCGTGGCAGCTCGCGATGCCGCCGCCGAGGCGCTGGAATTCGTCGGGCTCGGGTCCGCGTCCTTCGGGCGGCCGGCCGGCGAGCTTTCCGTCTTCGAGCGCAAATGCCTGATGCTGGCCACCGCGATCGCCATGAAGCCACGCATGCTGTTGCTGGACGAACCGGCGTCGAGCCTGACCAAGCCCGAGATCGAGACGTCGATCGGGCTGATCCGCCGCACCGCCGAACGCGGCATCACCATCCTCCTGATCGAGCACGTGCTGACATTCCTGATGAGCCTGTCGCGGCATCTGCTGGTGCTCAACAACGGCCGGGTGCTGGCCGCCGGCGAACCGGCCGATGTGATCGCCGACCAGCGCGTCATCGAGGCCTATCTCGGAACCAGGAGGGCTGTGGCGTGA
- a CDS encoding ABC transporter substrate-binding protein, producing the protein MKSKSAANRIRHMLISTALIGAFATASAPAFAEVVKIGLLAPITGPAAADGQEFQRGVQMAIDEANAAGGVAGNTFELVVGDVKDQSAGNVTSAVERLLGDPGVQFMLTGYASLTNFEIDNMAEAEMPYMLAATSQQTKDIIAPDPDKYMCCWSLTPSFDAYNTDVTLFVEKLAADGKITLPTKKVAIISSDNAYSKTISEGMKKTFKEKGWTITVDEIVPFGEVTDWRSILAKVRQNVPDVVINTDYLPGNSASFLNQFLEQPTKSLVFLQYAPSVPEFVELTGKKSDGVIYNLLGGALTTPKNPRADEVAAKFKAKYGVESGTYGVGLYEMTNVYFDAVKKVGGASDHAAIMKALSETDKQVAEGRLKFDPATHLATQGDDYIPITFFQIWDGKRALISPEKYATGAFKPQPWMQ; encoded by the coding sequence ATGAAATCCAAATCCGCAGCCAACAGAATCCGCCATATGCTGATCAGCACCGCGCTGATCGGCGCCTTTGCCACGGCGAGCGCGCCCGCCTTCGCCGAGGTCGTCAAAATCGGCCTGCTCGCGCCGATCACCGGACCCGCCGCGGCGGACGGCCAGGAATTCCAGCGCGGCGTGCAGATGGCGATCGACGAGGCGAATGCGGCCGGCGGCGTTGCCGGTAACACGTTCGAACTGGTGGTCGGCGACGTCAAGGATCAGTCCGCCGGCAACGTCACCAGCGCGGTCGAGCGCCTGCTCGGCGATCCCGGCGTGCAATTCATGCTGACCGGCTACGCCAGCCTGACCAATTTCGAGATCGACAACATGGCCGAGGCCGAGATGCCCTACATGCTGGCCGCCACCTCGCAGCAGACCAAGGACATCATCGCGCCGGACCCCGACAAGTACATGTGCTGCTGGTCGCTGACGCCGTCCTTCGACGCCTACAACACCGACGTCACCCTGTTCGTCGAAAAACTCGCGGCCGACGGCAAGATCACCTTGCCGACCAAGAAGGTCGCCATCATCTCCTCCGACAACGCCTATTCGAAAACCATCTCGGAAGGCATGAAGAAGACCTTCAAGGAGAAGGGCTGGACCATCACCGTCGACGAAATCGTGCCGTTCGGCGAAGTGACCGACTGGCGTTCGATCCTGGCCAAGGTGCGCCAGAATGTTCCCGATGTCGTCATCAACACCGATTACCTGCCGGGCAACTCGGCATCCTTCCTGAACCAGTTCCTCGAACAGCCGACCAAGAGCCTGGTCTTCCTGCAATACGCGCCGAGTGTTCCCGAATTCGTCGAGCTGACCGGCAAGAAGTCGGACGGCGTCATCTACAATCTTCTGGGCGGGGCGCTGACGACGCCGAAGAACCCGCGCGCCGACGAGGTGGCGGCCAAATTCAAGGCGAAATACGGTGTCGAGAGCGGCACCTACGGCGTCGGCCTCTACGAGATGACCAATGTCTATTTCGACGCGGTCAAGAAGGTCGGCGGCGCGTCCGATCACGCGGCGATCATGAAGGCGCTGTCGGAGACCGACAAGCAGGTCGCTGAAGGCCGGCTGAAATTCGATCCGGCCACCCACCTCGCCACGCAGGGCGACGACTATATCCCGATCACCTTCTTCCAGATCTGGGACGGCAAGCGCGCGCTGATCTCCCCGGAGAAATACGCAACCGGCGCCTTCAAGCCGCAGCCCTGGATGCAGTAA
- a CDS encoding alpha/beta fold hydrolase, with the protein MTISQKTLETTHGKIALRETGGKGTAVMLIHGNSSSSAVFRNQLESPLGERYHLIAPDLPGHGASGDAIDPERSYSMEGYADAMTEVLGLLGVDKAIVFGWSLGGHIGLEMIDRFPGLLGLMVSGTPPVSAEEVGNGFKSSPHMHLAGQEAFTAADVEAYARSTCGEPFEPFLLDTVARTDGRARRLMFEKFAAGTGRNQREIVAGKTPPIAVLNGMDEPFVNTDFVAAVKFSNLWEGKAHLLDRSGHAPFWDSPDRFDPIFARFLASVDQA; encoded by the coding sequence ATGACGATCTCGCAGAAGACCCTTGAAACGACCCACGGCAAGATCGCCCTTCGCGAGACCGGCGGCAAAGGCACCGCCGTGATGCTGATCCACGGCAACTCGTCCTCCAGCGCGGTCTTCCGCAACCAGCTCGAGAGCCCGCTGGGCGAGCGCTACCATTTAATCGCACCCGATCTGCCGGGGCACGGGGCATCAGGCGACGCGATCGATCCGGAGCGCTCCTACAGCATGGAAGGTTATGCCGATGCCATGACCGAAGTGCTCGGGCTGCTCGGCGTGGACAAGGCGATCGTCTTCGGCTGGTCGCTCGGCGGCCATATCGGGTTGGAAATGATCGACCGATTTCCGGGCCTGCTCGGCTTGATGGTATCAGGCACCCCGCCTGTTTCGGCCGAGGAGGTCGGCAACGGCTTCAAGTCGAGCCCGCATATGCACCTTGCCGGGCAGGAAGCCTTCACTGCCGCCGATGTCGAGGCCTATGCGCGCAGCACCTGCGGCGAGCCGTTCGAGCCCTTCCTCCTCGACACGGTCGCGCGCACCGACGGACGGGCGCGGCGGCTGATGTTCGAGAAATTCGCGGCTGGCACCGGCCGCAACCAGCGCGAGATCGTCGCCGGCAAGACGCCGCCGATCGCCGTTCTCAACGGCATGGACGAGCCTTTCGTCAACACCGATTTCGTTGCCGCGGTGAAGTTTTCCAACCTCTGGGAAGGCAAGGCTCATCTGCTCGACAGGTCAGGCCATGCGCCGTTCTGGGATTCACCGGATCGTTTTGACCCGATCTTCGCCCGCTTCCTGGCAAGCGTGGATCAGGCATAG